A segment of the Bdellovibrio bacteriovorus genome:
ACGTTGGGACTGCCCGCCGGACAATGTTTCAGGCTTGCGGTCCCGGAACTCGCCCATGTCCACCAAGGCCAGCACTTCAGCAACCTTGGCCTCGATCTGATCTTTACCCAAACCTTTCAGGCGCAGACCATAGGCAATGTTTTCCCCCACGCTCATGTGCGGGAAAAGAGCATAGCGCTGAAAGACCATGTTAAAGGGACGTTTTTGCGCAGGCAGATGATCCACGCGCTGACCATCCAGCAGAATCTGCCCTGAAGTGGCGCTTTCAAGACCGGCAATGATGCGAAGAAGTGTTGTCTTTCCACATCCACTGGGCCCCAAGAGGGAAAAAAACTCCCCTTCCCCAATGGAAAGATTGACTCCCTTCAGAGCCGTTTGACTGGAAAAACTCTTGCCGATATTCAGAAGTTCCAACATGCTTCTAACAATAAGAAGGAAATAAAAAAATGTCGAGAATATTGATGGCCGGCCTGGTTCTTTGTGGGCTGCTGGCGGGATGTACAAAGAAGTCTGCTGAAGTTTCTGAAGCCAAAGAAGTGAACCTGTCTATCTGGGGCAACTATATCTCCCCGGAATTGCAGGCGCAGTTTGAGAAAGAAACCGGCATCAAGATCAACATTTCCAACTATTCCTCGAATGAAGAATTGCTGGCCAAAGTGCAAATGGGATCGTCCGGCATCGACGTGGCCGTGCCTTCGGACTATATGGTCGAAGTCATGTCCAAGATGAATCTGCTGGAAGCACTGAAGCCGGACCAGATTTCAAACAAAACCCTGATTGATCCTCAGTTCCTGAAGCAGAACTACGACCCGGAAAACAAGTTCTCGCTGCCCTACATCTGGACGACAGCAGGCATCGCAGTGAACCGTGATCTTTACAAAGGCCCGATCAAAAGCTGGAAAGACCTTCTGGAAAATCCGCAACTGAAAGGCAAGTTCGCCCTTTTGGATGACGTGCGCGAAACCCTGGGCGCCGCCCTGAAAATGAACGGCTTCAGCGTGAACAGCACCAACCCGGAAGAAATAAAAAAAGCCAAAGACACTTTGTTAAAAGCAAAGAAGAACGTAAAGATGTTTGCCTCTGACACCATCGACATCCTGAACAACAAGGAAGTCGCTGCCGCTCAGACCTATTCCTCTGACGCCCTTCAGGCCGCCGACAAGTCCCCAGGAAAAATCGAATACATCATCCCGGAAGAAGGTGGAACATTCGCCATCGACAACCTGGTCATCATCAAAGGCGCCAAACACCCGGAGGCCGCCCACAAGCTGATCAACTTCCTGCTAAGTGAACAAGCCGAAATCAACCGCGTAAAGACAATCCTTGGCGGCCCCGTTCTAAAAAACACCAAAGCCTCGCTGACAAAAGAAATGCAAAACAACCGCGCCTTATTCCCGGACGAAGCCACTCTTAAAAAACTGGAACGAATCCAAGACCAAGGCGAAAAAAACAAACTCTTCGAAGACTCTTGGACAGAAATTAAAACTCACTGATTGTGGGTTTGTTCGTTGCCGGGTGGCGCGGGGTTTGGATGGGGTCTTGAGGGATCCCGCCTCCGCGGTACGCCATCCGGGCTCAATTGCCGCTCGTCCCCTTCGGGGCCGAGTTCGCGCCATCCAGGCGCCGGCAAAGACCGCTGCGTCGGGCTCCCTCAAGTCCCCATCCAAATTGCTCCAGTCGGAAATATCTAATAACTATCAATGTGTTCTTAACTGCGCAGGCACGCGACAATAGGTGCCAGTACGGTAGAAATTCGAAGTGCTTTGTTTTTGAGCGTAGGTGCACGACGATGTGACATAGAACCGACGTCTTTGTGATGGGATGTTCGGAAGTGGTTTCTTTTGCTTTATTCAACGCAGATTTGGCGGCTTGTTGCCGCAGGCTTGGCCGAAGGGGACGAACGACAATTGAGCCCGGATGGCGTCCCCCGTAGCGCCAAGGCTGCGGCAACAAGCCGCCAAATCCCCCGCGCTAGGAAGGAAGTAAAAGGAACTACTTCCGAACAGCTTCCTCTGCGATGACTTCGACCTGTTCGATGGCCGCATCGTTGTGGGCCCGCGAGTCTTCGCTTTGGAGTTCGGAGTACAGACAGGCGACTCCGATGACGGTCAGAATTAAACCCGTGCCTATATACAAGGTCACACTTCTTCTGCTTTGGTTAAAGAGGAAGTAACAAAGGCCGATCAAGATCAGGATCGGGCCCAACACTGCTGTCGAAGCAAGCATCTGCCTGAGCGCAAATGCGCCAAGCTCCGTATTCATAACCACCACCTACGTTCAATTATTTTGGTTATTTCGTATAACTTTTCGGCAGGACTTTAATAGAGCTAAAGGGGTTTAGAGTAAATTCCCCACCTGGGGGATAATTCGTAATGCTTGCGGCTCAAAGTGAAATCTGCTGCAGCCAAACATCCGGTTTCGAGACAATCGTGAGATGATTCAGGCCCTGCACCACACGGATGTTCGCTCCCGCTTCGGTGAAGAGCTGCTCCTGCCGCTGCGGGATGATGAGTTCATCCTGTTCACCCACGACCACGTGAACCGGCGGATGAAGCTTCTGAATATCTGCCATGATCTTATCTGACGGAGTCACTGCTGCCAGATAGGCCGCACTGTAAGTCAGCTTTTCCTGACCACTGACGAACTCAACAGGCAAGTTGACCTTAAAACCACCATTGCCGTCCGGTGAAATCCATCCGCCGAAATCGTCGTGGAAAACATGCAAACCGGGCGGCAGATACGGAGAGATCGCCAGAAATTGGGCGAACTGCCTGCGAATGTCCGACACCGCCACACGCAACACAAAACCGCCACCCAACGAGTGACCGGCCAATATCACGCGAGAAACCGCGCGAGTCATTTTGATATGAATGATTAATTCTTCAAGATCGATTTCGAATTGATGCTGTGAATGCGGATCGGCCGCTTTAAGACTGGCGCCGTGACCGCGCAGATCCGGGGTCACCACGGTACCAAGCCCGGCCTGGGCCATGGCGGTGGCCAGGACACACATGTACCGGCTGTCGCTCCCCACCCCGTGATACAGAACAATCAGGTTGTCCGACCAAGCGGGGTAAATACGGTAAGAAAGGACATCCCCCTGGCGAGTGCGAAAAGTTTCAAGCGGGGAAAGTTTTCCCAGCGGAATTTTGAAACTTTTCAGATCCAGGGTTTTGCCGGCCATTAAGCCATCTGCTCTTGTTGTTTTTTGTGCTGATAGTACTCGTAGTCGCCGTCATAGATGCGAATCTGATTCTTGTCGACTTCGAAGACTCTGGTGGTCACTTCGCGCAGGAAGTGACGGTCGTGCGATACGATCATCACAGTGCCCGGGAAGTTCTTGATCGCATCCAGCAGCAATTCGCGGGATTTGATATCCAGGTGATTCGTCGGCTCATCCAGAATCAGCAAATTCACCGGCTGCGCCAGGATGCAGGCCAGAACCACGCGGGACTTTTCGCCACCCGACAGGATCGAGATCTTTTTCTCGGCCTCTTCGCCCGAGAATTTGAAAGCACCCAAAAGACTTCGCACCGTGCCCATACCCGCATTCGGAATGCGCGAGTGAACCTCATCCACGATTGTCATCTTTGGATCCAGAACGTCCAAAGAATTTTGGGAGAAATACCCCAGAGTGATGGAAGCCCCCAAAGTCATTTTGCCTTCAGTGGCTTCGGCATGACCGGCAATGATTTTAAGCAGTGTGGATTTACCCGCACCGTTCACACCCACAACCGCAATACGGTCCAGACGTTTCACCAAAGCATTAGCCCCCGAGAAGACCAGTTTTTCCTTGCCGTCATCACGTGTCCAGATCTTGGAAAGGCCTTCCAGCTTCACCACCTCGTCCCCGCCCCGGGCAGGCACCGGCCATTCAAATTTGATTTCAGCTTCTTCGTCCGGGATTTCAATACGGTCGATCTTTTCAAGTTTCTTCACGCGGGACTGAACTTGCGCTGCGTGGGAAGCACGCGCCGCAAATCTGGCAATGAACTCTTCTTCCTTCGCCAGCATGTCCTCTTGACGTTTGGCTGCGGCAATAAGCTGTTCTTTGCGGATGTCGCGTTCTTTTTCATAGAAGTCATAGTTGCCACCATAGACCGTGATGGTTTTGTTGGCGATCTCAACGATCTTACCCACCAGACGGTTCATGAAATCACGATCGTGGCTTGTCATCAGAATCGCGCCCTTGAAGTTCACCAGCCACTCTTCCAGCCACACGATGGATTCAACGTCCAGGTGATTCGTCGGCTCATCCATCAACAAAACTTCCGGATTCAGCGCCAGGATTTTTGCCAAAGCGATACGCATTTTCCAACCGCCAGAGAAACTTTCGCAAGGACGGTGATAATCGTCCGGGCCGATACCAAGACCGGTCAGGATTTCAGCGGCACGGGATTCAAGGTCATAACCACCCAGGCGTTCAAATTCGCCCTGCAGTTCACCGTAGACTTCAAGAATCTTCATCATTTCATCCGGATCCAGATCCGGATCAGCAAGCTTGGCTTCACATTCCTGCATGCGCGCCTGCATGTCGCCGATGTTGCCAACAGCGGACTTTACTTCCTCAAGAGCGGACTTCCCTTTCATCTCTTCGATGTTCTGGGAGAAGTAACCGATCACAGTACGATCCGATTTGGAAATAGTGCCGCCGTCGATGCCCTCTTCGCCCATGATGATGCGGAAGATGGTGGTTTTACCGGCGCCGTTGGGGCCGACCAGACCGATTTTCTCTCCGGCATTGATCTGGAAAGATCCGTTGCGATAGAGGACTTTGTTACCCTGCTGCTTGGTGATGTTCGATAAATGAATCATAGGTCCTTCGTATAACTTTTTTTGCCTCTGAAGGCTTCAAAAAATTTCGGGAAAATCTGCCTTCTTTTTTAGCACCTCTCAGAGTGTACACAAAAAATCATAAATTCGCGATTTTTCTGGTCCAAATCCTTAAGAGATATCAAGC
Coding sequences within it:
- a CDS encoding ABC-F family ATP-binding cassette domain-containing protein, with the protein product MIHLSNITKQQGNKVLYRNGSFQINAGEKIGLVGPNGAGKTTIFRIIMGEEGIDGGTISKSDRTVIGYFSQNIEEMKGKSALEEVKSAVGNIGDMQARMQECEAKLADPDLDPDEMMKILEVYGELQGEFERLGGYDLESRAAEILTGLGIGPDDYHRPCESFSGGWKMRIALAKILALNPEVLLMDEPTNHLDVESIVWLEEWLVNFKGAILMTSHDRDFMNRLVGKIVEIANKTITVYGGNYDFYEKERDIRKEQLIAAAKRQEDMLAKEEEFIARFAARASHAAQVQSRVKKLEKIDRIEIPDEEAEIKFEWPVPARGGDEVVKLEGLSKIWTRDDGKEKLVFSGANALVKRLDRIAVVGVNGAGKSTLLKIIAGHAEATEGKMTLGASITLGYFSQNSLDVLDPKMTIVDEVHSRIPNAGMGTVRSLLGAFKFSGEEAEKKISILSGGEKSRVVLACILAQPVNLLILDEPTNHLDIKSRELLLDAIKNFPGTVMIVSHDRHFLREVTTRVFEVDKNQIRIYDGDYEYYQHKKQQEQMA
- a CDS encoding alpha/beta hydrolase; the encoded protein is MAGKTLDLKSFKIPLGKLSPLETFRTRQGDVLSYRIYPAWSDNLIVLYHGVGSDSRYMCVLATAMAQAGLGTVVTPDLRGHGASLKAADPHSQHQFEIDLEELIIHIKMTRAVSRVILAGHSLGGGFVLRVAVSDIRRQFAQFLAISPYLPPGLHVFHDDFGGWISPDGNGGFKVNLPVEFVSGQEKLTYSAAYLAAVTPSDKIMADIQKLHPPVHVVVGEQDELIIPQRQEQLFTEAGANIRVVQGLNHLTIVSKPDVWLQQISL
- a CDS encoding polyamine ABC transporter substrate-binding protein, which codes for MSRILMAGLVLCGLLAGCTKKSAEVSEAKEVNLSIWGNYISPELQAQFEKETGIKINISNYSSNEELLAKVQMGSSGIDVAVPSDYMVEVMSKMNLLEALKPDQISNKTLIDPQFLKQNYDPENKFSLPYIWTTAGIAVNRDLYKGPIKSWKDLLENPQLKGKFALLDDVRETLGAALKMNGFSVNSTNPEEIKKAKDTLLKAKKNVKMFASDTIDILNNKEVAAAQTYSSDALQAADKSPGKIEYIIPEEGGTFAIDNLVIIKGAKHPEAAHKLINFLLSEQAEINRVKTILGGPVLKNTKASLTKEMQNNRALFPDEATLKKLERIQDQGEKNKLFEDSWTEIKTH